The genomic segment AGGCATAGTGTAAAAATTATCGTCCTGCTGCATCCACAGGGACTGCCAGCCAGTCAGCCAGTCaaccctgctcctgcctcctgttcAGGCCCAAAATGCAAGGTCGAGGGCTGGAAGTGAGGCCTTGCTGTGTGCAGCTGTACTCCCAGCACCGCCCGCTGTGGCACCCGCCCGCTGTGGCCCCCGGAAGTCACCGGTGCAGGAGTCACAAGACATAGGGTGAAAAGCACCATCTTGCTGCCTCCTCGCAAAACAGACTGCTGGCCagtcagccctgctcctgcctcctgtccagGCCCGAGATGCAAGGTCGAGGCCTGGAAGAGAGGCCTTGCTGTGTGCAGAAACCGGTCCGGGAGTCACAAGGCATAGTGTAAAAATTATCGTCCTGCTGCGTCCACGCACCACGGCCTGCCAGCCAGTTAGCAagtcagccctgctcctgcctcctgttcAGGCCCAAGATGCAAGGTCGAGGGCTGGAAGTGAGGTCATGCTCTCTGTGCAGCTGTGCTCTCAGCACCGCCCGCTGGGGCACCCGGCACTGTGCCGCTGACGCACCACAGTACTGCCGCTGCCGCTTGTGGCTCCCGGAAGACGCCAGTCCTAGAGTCACAAGAAATAGGGTGAAAAGCAATGTCTTGCTGCCTCCCCGCAAACAGACTGCCAGCCagtcagccctgctcctgcctcctgtccatgcccaagatgcaaagtcgagggctggaagagaagCCTTGCTGTGTGCAGCTGTACTCCCAGCACCGCCCGCTTTGGCACCCGCCCGCTGTGGCCCCCAGAAGACACCGGTGCGGGAGTCACAAGACATAGGGTGAGAAGCACCGTCTTGCTGCTTCCCCGCACCAGAGACTGCCAGCCTGTCAGCCCTACTCCTGCCTCCTGTCCAGGCCCGAGATGCAAggtcaagggctggaagagaggccttgctatgtgcagatatgctcCCAGCATCGACCGCTGTGGCACCCGGCACTGTGCCGCTGATACACCACAGTACCGCCACTGCTTCTTGTGTCCCCCGGCAGAAGCCGGCAGAAGCCGGTCCGGGTGTCACAACGCATAGAGTGAAAAGCACCATCCTGCTGCGTCCCTACACCACAGCCTGCCAGCCGATGAGCCAGTTagccctgctcctgccttctGTCCAGGCCTGTGATGCAAggtcgagggctggaagagaggccATGATCTCCatgcagctgtgctcccagcACTGCCTGCTGGGGCACCCGGCACTGTGCCGTGGATGCACCACagtgccgctgctgcctcttgtggcccccgGCAGACACCGTTCCGGGAGTCATAAGGCATAGGGTGATAAGCACCGTCCTGCTGTGTCCATGCACCACAGCCTGGCAGCCTGTCCAGACCCGAGATGCAAggtcgagggctggaagagaggcctTGCTGTGTGCAGCTGTGCTCCCATCACCGCCTGCTGGGGCACCCGGCACTGTGCCGCTGACGCACCATAGTGCtgctgtaaccgtctctttttgtcagtaaggaggcccagacaactgatccgtaaagataaacttttattgccagcaagatgcagctaagacaacggcttagtacaactgcatgccacgcccccttaggagcaaacctttatacactttacagttcttatctttcacacatgcgttctggtttttgctgaacaaacaatttacaaactgctgaacaagcaatagctaccgtggtctctagtaggtgtagcttatgatcagactattgtttcgtcatttaattgacgggttagacatttgcagcggcgttcgtattaatacaatacaaattattattccaaaatggagttacgtttcactaaatgttagtgcgtgagtacgtcactacgtattaggtcccgtttgcgttgcaaatgttagtaaatcaagatggctgtgcgtttcactgcgggCATGAGGAGACGAGAGGCGTCtcagctgtgcagtcttcaggggttcatggaatcgcactccttcattcccccctttgatacttcaacttcgatGGAAGGCGGAAGTATCACTCGTATCTGTTGAGTAACTGAAACGATAAGCAAGAATTAATACATAGAACTTTTAAGGTGGACCCTAAGATGTTGCCaggtcgttggtttcttcacgggtttgagacgggtggaccctattggcgtcacccccctttgtagcccggctttCCCTGGCAACAAATGTGGTCCAATGTGGTTAGTTACTTATGGAGCATTATAGTTTAGTATTAAGGTAATCGTCATCAGAATCAAAAGTGACATCAGAGTCAGATGAATCAGAAGtggggaatgaggaaatagacacatacttattgatcatcatAACATGAGCAGCTGCTCTgcgatcagcaatggtttcaatcatggatcgtagatttctgaaaatgagaggtaaacaaagaggaaataaaatacaagtaAGAACAAAAAACAGCAGAGGGATGAGAATGTCTTTCAGTCCGGGAATTGAAGTAAGCCAATTTGGTAGGGAGGCTGTCCAGTCAAGGACACCTGTCCACGTCTGCACAGGAACATGGGCCAAGCGGATCATCCGATCAGTAATCTCTTCGATGACTTTACTcttatcatcaatctgtaaacaacaattagagagattaaatttgccacacaCGCCTCCTTCCTGAGCTAGAAGGTAGTCCAAGGCTAAACggttttggtagacagctgtgATAATTTTGGTATTCTGCTTGGCAAGGATATTGAGAGCCAGGGCAGAATCATTAGTCAGGAGTTCCAACACTGCTTGCAGTCGGATGATACGATTTAACATATAgattggagttctatatccataagaaccatcttcagcccaagtggcagggccatagtattgtacaattcgttcaggaggccactcctgaTCCATCCAATCTCCAATAGAAACTTTAGTAGTTCTGCGACGCTTGTTTGGCTTCATAGGACTGTATACAGGTACACCTAATGTTTCTCCAGCGGTgattggtaagagaaagaaacttggCCGAATGGTGGCCAAGAAACAGGTGCCATACCAGTTGATTGGTAACTGTTCGTAAGCCCTTCGGCCACAAACGAAGTAGTATCCATCTGGTGCAGCGAAGAGGGTGGTAGGCACCCCAGCAGCAGTCCATGTTTTGTTTAAGGTTAAATCAGTCCACAAGGTAGTGGGCATAGTCGAATTTTCTGTCTGCCACCAAGTTAATTTGGTTAGGTTAGCAGTAAGGACCCCTGTACATGGTGAATTTCCAACAGAAATAGTATAGATTCGGGAGTGTTGTCGAGATATACATTGTCTGCCAATGACATCTGTCTGGAGAGCCCACTCGTATGGATGTGTCTTCCGTTGGTAAGTTATAGTTGTGTTTAAGTGATCGAGGtcggtttggaagacctctttggcttcccaaggccattgctctcctgtgtGTGTACCTCCGCAGACAAAGCAATTCTTAActtcaagagagagagctatattctcaGCCAGATTCACAAACATATTTTTTGCTTGGAGTGAAAAGGCATGCTTTTTCAATTCTTCTGATACATgggatatttcatcaaagaaggatTGTTAGCCAACCACTGTGGTCTGATGAATGATTGGGCGAGGCTTGTCTCTACGCTGTGTGATAGTCTTTTCCATtgggtcttttccagttccgtcgatgccaaatccccaagtatcttgccagggggATCCTTCGCCTCGTATTGGCCATTGCACGGACACAATATTACCAGTTACTGCAGTCAATCTGCCGATTCCGTGGCAGCCATGATAACCTCCTCCTGTGTAGTCGCATACCAGAGCCCAACCCAACAAAATCAGGTCCCCTTGACACGGTATCCAACTGGATGGGTTGGCAGCTCGATTGTACGGACAAAGGTACTTGTGGTTATAAACATAGGAGTTTTTCCAGGATTGAGATCCGCAATGGAGTGCATTTGGATGTTTATCAATTGCTTCGCATGCATCGAAGGTGATGGTAACGCTTGATCCACCTCCCATAAGGATTTTAGttgagttgatgtagtacaggaTTCCTTTTCCTTCGGGGATTATACTGGAAGTGTAGCTTTTTGGCAACCCAACAGTGAGGGTGATGTTATAGTACTTGGGAGTTGTTGGCGTGTGACAAATGACCTTGTCACCCTCTAGGCATCGATGAAAAGACTGatatccttgagtagtattcaaTGCGCATGCAGGTTGCGTTGCACACGAAGGggtggctgagattggtgtatAATGGTAGAGACAACCTGGAATCCATCTGGAGTTGTAGTACGTATTAATTTGATGCATTCTGTGCAGTTCTTGCTTAGTGGCAGAATAAGAGATGTAGTTGAGGAACATGAGATTAGCAGAATAACTTGTAGAAGTCTGTTTCCCATTGCAGGAGGTTTAGAGTAAACACCTTATGCTTTGCCTTGTAAGTAGATCAGTTGATTAATTCtgaaaggaagggaaaaaaatgtatacGTTAGTACTCTTTAGCAAAGTACTATAGTCATTTACCCTGGACTAATTTGTTGCCTGCTTTGAGTGAACTTTAATTTGttgtctccaatcctggagacttgccaactggaggcagcaggtttcagGCGGGTCCAGTGAATCCATGAAGGGCATCCAGAGACTTTTACAGCAGTAGGAGTAGTTAGTAACACTGTGTATGGACCCTTCCATCGTGGTTTGAGGAAATCtgattcatcccagtccttcatccaTACAGAATCTCCAATTTGGAATGGATGAATTGGGGTCAGCAGGACAATTGGTTCAATGTCACAGGCATAGTTCTGGATGGcaatgactgtgttatatagCCCTTTGAGCTGATTACTGAGGGACAATTCCCCTTGTATCTGCAGTGAttcaggaaaagaagggagaggcggaggtcttgcatacatcatttcataaggtgttagaCCGGACCTTTTTGGACTACATCGGACATGTAGCAAAGCTAAGGGTAGAATgtctggccatttggtctttgtttcttggcatagtttagctatctgatttttcagagttctgttagctcgttcaacagcTCCACTGCTCTGTGGTCGCCATGCGCAGTGCAGATGCCATTTGATACCCAGAATTCGACTTAGTTGTTGGATAACgtcactggtgaaagctggtccattatCTGAATTTATTTGTCTTGGTAATCCGTAGCGTGGTAGGATTTGGTGAAGGAGCAGAGACACAACTTCTTTGGCAGTTTCAGTTCGTGTCggtgtggcttcgatccatccggtatagGTACAGACAGCCACCAACATTGCTTTGTAGCCTTTGGATGGAGTCATGTGAGTGAAGTCGATTTGGCAAACTTGAAATGGCGTAGTTCCTCTTAGAATATGTCCGGGTGTAGGACCAGGTCCGCTTCTAGGATTGTTCCTTGCACATGTGAGACACTGACTGATTGCATGCTTTGTTAATTGGATGATTCTATTGATGTAGTACGTTTTTCCCAACAGTTTTATTAATGCATCTCGACCAAGATGGGTTTTGTTGTGGgcttccttgacaatagtccaagctaatgcTTCAGGTATCCATATTCTGTTATCTTGCAGAATCCACCAGCCATCGTGATGGTGGAATTTCTCAGCCTGTGCCCAATTATTCTCCTCCGTTGAATAGGCAGGGGTTTCCGTTGGGAATTGTAGAAGTGGACAGGTTGTAGCTGGGATGTGCAATAGATGGGCACGGGCTGCTTCTTTCGCTGttttgtctgcccattggtttccttttgcaacgggatctgattttcctgtgtgggctttacaatgcataacAGCTACCTTTTGTGGTGCCCATACGGCATTtagcaattgatgtatttcaGACGCATTAGCCAGTTGCTTTCCTTCGGCGGTGAGaaatcctcgttccttgtataaggctccatgtacttggatggtgaggaaagcatatttggaatctgtatagatattcacagtctgtccttctgccaGTTGCAGAGCTCGAGTGAGagcgattagttcagctttttgtgctgaTGTCCCTGGAGGTAGGGACTCAGCTtcaatgatgtcatcttcagaaaCCACAGCATAACCAGCAACCCGAATTCCATCAATAACTTGGCTACTTCCATCAGTAAATAGAGTCCATgctccctgccagggttgatccctcaggtctggtctactggaatgtattgtagtcatgacttcttcacagtcatggggaacgggttcaggtgccggcataagagtggccgggttcaagtatttactgtcttgtatttgaatttcaggtgtttcacacagtaaggcttggtATTTTACAAGACGTGAGTTGGTCATCTATTTTGGCCCATGCgtttctagtagtccttgaatagtgtggggagttgttacgtttagaatttgaccaaaagttaatttgacagCTTCTGGGATTAGTAAGCacgcagccgcaatgcttcgaagacaacctggccatccttttgcaacattgtccattccttttgacagatatgcaacaggtcgctcccatgagcctaaagtttgagtcaataccccaatggccattcctttcttctcatcgacgtatagatgaaatggtttcattacatctggcaaccctagagcagggggttcaatcaaggcgtctttcagttgttgtaagcttgttAGTTCATGgttttcccactgaaaaggctgagattctgcctcctttccccgcagcttgtcgtacagggactgggcaatAACAGCATAGTTAGCGATCCACAGCCTACAATATccagcagctccaaggaacgctcggagctctttcttgcaagtgggtacaggttgacctcgtattgaactggtacgggatattccaagacaacgggtaccttcccggatttggaagcccaagtattctacttccaattcacagatttgcgccttctttttacttgcacggtatccttttgagtacaacgtctttagcaggtgGAGAGTGGCCActgcacattcgtgatacgtttcacgaaacaacagaaggtcatccacatactgtattactggcccatacataACTTGATACTCCTTCAAGTCTTTAGCCAGGTGTTCACCAAACAGCATAGGTGAATGCTTGAACCCTTGCggcaagcgagtccatgtgtactgctgctttattccagtttgtgcattttcccatgtgaaggcaaagatcttctggcattcttctgctactggaacggagaagaaagcatctttgagatcaataacactgtaccacttggatgcaggggaaacttgagccaagattgagtatggatttggtacgagggctactagatctgctacttgattgttcACCTTCCGTAAATCCTGTACCGGTCAGTAATCGGTAgaaccaggtttctttacgggcaacaaaggggtgttccaagcagatcggattcgcctgagaatgcccaaatcatacagtctctgcaggtgTATCTcaattccttgcctggccatatatggaatggggtattgaggttgattgatcacctgtgcattctgtttcatttcGATCCAAACAGGGGTAGCATCGATGGCTATTCCCCCTGGATTCTGCTCGGACCATACTTTAGGCACGCTATCCATTAGCTGTCTTCGTTGTTCGTTGAGAGGGGTGTTCCCTTCGTATCGATGTTGAGTGATTTGTTCAATAACGGGGAGATGTAGCCTCCATTCCTCTTGGAGTGggcaaatgagagagactggattaTCGGCAAAGGATGCCTTGATTTCACCGGTGGGCTCGAATTGCAAAGTAGCTCTTAACTTACAcagaaggtctctccctatgagtggTACTGGGCATCCTGGTACGTAAaggaattgatgggacactaatTGTCCTCCTACTGTAACCTGCCGTTTCTGGAGGAAGGGAGCGATTAGTGGCTTTCCAGAAGCCCCGACTATAGAGATGTTTTTTGAAGTAGGcgtggtgatggctgtggtcatcaCAGATCTTTGCGCCCCCGTGTCTAACAATCCTTTGAATGTTTCAGCCCCTACTCTTATTTCCACCAAAGGGTCAATAGGAAGGGTTCCCCtatctagtcatgcttcactgtcTTCGCCGGAAGTTTCACCTACGGCCATCTGCCATTCCGCTTCCTTAGatttggacggagtatatccttcctgctttgcTTGCAGGGACTCCGGGCACTCAgccttccaatgtccttcttgtttacaatatgcgcaTTGATTGGTTCCCAATGGCATTCTTCCGCCTCTAAACAATCCTCCTCTATTAGCTCGTCCTCTTGGCAGCCCTCTAGAGggcgatctgcctcttcctcgGGGTCCGGGATACCCGTGATACTGCCTGGacgggttcccgaaattagtttcttccaacgctgcggctaacaaactgacactttctcttaactttctagtttctttcttttccttcctgtctccatccggttctcggtttacatagactttATCAGCCATtgcttttaattggctgatagTCATTCCCTCGAACCCTTCTTGCTTTTGCAACTTCCGGCGAATGTCTGGGCAGGACTGCCCAACGAAGCTCATCACTATGATGGATTGATGTTTGGGGTCCTCTGGATCAAATGGGCTGTATTGGCGGTACGCATCCATCAAtcgctccaaaaagtttccgggGGACTCGTCTCTCTTCTGCACCACGTCTTGGATTTTTCCCATGTTTACAactttctgcttccctttctttaaagcttcaaGAAACGCGGTCTGATAGGCGGCAATACGCTCCCGCCCTGCcgcggtctggaaatcccagttgggatctgCAGTCGGGGCTAAGTCTCTCACTGCGTCTTCGGGACGTCCATCTGACCTggctcctaatcgagctgcctcttccatgtttaattgtatctGTCGGCGTTTTTCAGTGGTAAAAAGAATGGAGGCTAAATGCCGGACGTCAGCCCAGTTAGGGTTATGGGCCGCAAAAATGCCCCGTAAAAAGTCTATCATCTGTTCTGGTTTTTCAGCGTATGACGGGTCAAGCTGTTTCCAATTGAAAAGATCGCTGGATGTAaaaggtatgtaggtaaataaCTTTATTGTTTGCGTAGTGCGATGTTCGTTTTCTTCAGTCGGGACTACAGGAACTACAGTTGATGTTTCCCTAATTGGTAATTGCAAACTTGCTGCagcttgggttttactgcgagttcCATCTGCCACGGACGACTCGCTGCCGCCTTCTACCTTTGCGGTTGCCGCTTCAGGTTGCTCTTCAGGAGCCGGTGCCATCCTAGGATCGGCTTGCGCATTGGAGGGGACTGGGGGACTTGGTGGCGCAGGATATGACAGGGGACAACTAGGGACATATGGTGGCGGCAAGATATTTTCAGCGTCGGGCAGTGCtgcgggcggcaggggtttaatttttttttctggagtccgtgaattcccttgcactacaaatatggccgccgcagatgacgcatgctCTTTAGGTTCCAATATGGCcgcctttccccttctcttccggtttggggacttccggtctcccattttgcgtacttgagttaccattacaagggcggctccctctactagcttctttgcccacgacggaggattttcaataactgcaatccaagcggttatgtacggtatatcctcagggcaacccggattcccttctcgtatgactatattctggacccttgtggctgtttggaaattgaaagttcctgccggaggccaatttacacacaaactgggccacctatgggtacatcgttgaatcattccgggttttgtacatttatgtctatcgaacacttcgctatagtgttccgtcatgacttttaatggagtcgaaccgccccctcccattaggatagaattcacagacaaaggagggaagggaagacggataggtaaggggtccgtatccgtcagacacaaaagggtcacaatc from the Rhinatrema bivittatum chromosome 14, aRhiBiv1.1, whole genome shotgun sequence genome contains:
- the LOC115076222 gene encoding endogenous retrovirus group 3 member 1 Env polyprotein-like, with translation MFVNLAENIALSLEVKNCFVCGGTHTGEQWPWEAKEVFQTDLDHLNTTITYQRKTHPYEWALQTDVIGRQCISRQHSRIYTISVGNSPCTGVLTANLTKLTWWQTENSTMPTTLWTDLTLNKTWTAAGVPTTLFAAPDGYYFVCGRRAYEQLPINWYGTCFLATIRPSFFLLPITAGETLGVPVYSPMKPNKRRRTTKVSIGDWMDQEWPPERIVQYYGPATWAEDGSYGYRTPIYMLNRIIRLQAVLELLTNDSALALNILAKQNTKIITAVYQNRLALDYLLAQEGGVCGKFNLSNCCLQIDDKSKVIEEITDRMIRLAHVPVQTWTGVLDWTASLPNWLTSIPGLKDILIPLLFFVLTCILFPLCLPLIFRNLRSMIETIADRRAAAHVMMINKYVSISSFPTSDSSDSDVTFDSDDDYLNTKL